The following DNA comes from Campylobacter concisus ATCC 51562.
GGGAAACGAGATTCGAACTCGCGACCCCAACCTTGGCAAGGTTGTGCTCTACCCCTGAGCTATTCCCGCAGTTAAAATGAAGTCCGCATTCTATCAGATTGTTTTTCATTTGTCAAGATTTTATGGAAGTTTTATAAGAGAAATTTCACTATTTTGTAAAATTTCGCTTTGATCTGGGCTAGTTAAAAACATAAAAGTACTTTTTAAAATATGATCTATCATGCCAGAGCCGTATTTTCCACCATTTGTTGCTATAAATTTATCATTTTCAATATTTCCAAAAATGGCATTGATCCTGCCTGATTTTACCTTTAAATTTTGCGCATTTATAGCATTTTGTATCACAAAGCAATCCTCTTTTAAAAGAGGCAAAACAAGCATCATCATGCAAACATAAGCTGCCATTGGATTTCCAGGAAGGACAAAAATAAGTTTGCCATCTTTTTCATAAGCCTTGCAAGGTTTGCCAGGTCTTATATCAATATGTGAAAAAATTTCATTGTATCCAAGCTCGCTTAGAGCTATTTTCATAAAGTCAGCCTCACCAGCGCTTGCTCCGCCAGAACAGATAACTATGTCGTAGTTTGTGGCATTTAGAAATGCCTGTTTGACAGCACTTAGCTCATCTTTTATGATGCCAAGATATGAGCTATCTTGCCCAATAGAACTTAAAAGTGCAGCGATGCCAAAGGCATTTGCATTGTAAATTTCATCCTCGCTCGCTCTTTGCCAAGGCTCGATGATCTCGTTTCCGCTTGAGTAAACTGCAACACTAGGCTGTTTTTTAACATTTATAAAACTTATGCCCTGTGCTGCTAGTATCATTATGCCTCTAGTGTTTAAAACCTCGCCACTTTTTAATAAAATTTCACCAATCTTTACCTCTTCGCCTTTAAAGCGATACCCATCACCTTTTTTAAGATTATTTGGTGCTTTTATAAAATTTCCATCAACTACGCAGTCTTCAATCTTTATGATAGTATCAGCACCCTTTGGCATCTTCGCGCCAGTCATTATCTTAACGCACTCATTTTTGCCGATGCTTAGCTGCTCTTTATCGCCTGCAAAGGCACTTGCAACTATTTTATATGGCTTGTCTTTATCTTCAAATTTCACAGCAAAGCCATCAAGCGCAGAGTTATCAAAACATGGCAAGTCTTTTACCGCCACTACATCATTTGCCAATGTTTTACCAAGAGCCATGCTGATAGGTAAAATTTCACTATCTGTTTTTAATTTGAATTTAGATTTAAGCGCATCTAATGCATCATTTAGTAGCATTTTTACTCCTCAAGCCTAGTAATATTTGCACCAAGGCCTTGAAATTTCTCTTCTAAATTTTCATATCCTCTATCAAGGTGATAAATTCTATGTACCAAGCTTTCGCCATTTGCTATAAGAGCAGCTAGTATCAGCGCTGAGCTAGCTCTAAGATCTGTCGCCATCACATCGGCTGCATTTAGCTTGGCTGGTGCATAAACGCTTGCAATATGCCCATTTAATTTAATATCTGCTCCCATTCTAGCAAGCTCGCTAACGTGCATAAAGCGGTTTTCAAAAAGTCTCTCATCTATCGTGCTAACACCATTTGCCGCAAGGCAAAGCGCCATAAATTGAGCTTGCATATCTGTTGGAAAGCCCGGATACTCAGTGGTTCTTATCTCTACTGGTTTTATCTCTTTTGCTGGCAATATCGTGATCTTGTCGCCATCTATCTCTATACCAAAACCCATCTCTTCAAATTTATTTAAAATAGCCGTCATATGGGCTGCATTTGCCTTTGTGACTGAAATTTTGCTATTTGTTATAGCTCCAGCACAAAGGTATGTACCAGCCTCAATCCTATCAGGGATGACCTCGATATCGCAAATTTCAAGCAATTTTTGGCCGCTTCCAGTTATCTTTAGTTCACTTGTGCCGATGCCTTCTATTTTAACGCCACTCTTAGCCAAAATTTCACAAATTTGCACCACTTCAGGCTCAAGCGCTACGTTAAAAAGCTCTGTCGTGCCGTGAGCTAGAGCTGCAGCCATGATGATATTTTCGCTGCCAGTTACGGTGATCTTATCAAAAACGATCTTTGCGCCTTTTAGTCCATTTGGTGCTGTTGCAACGACGTAGCCTTGCTTTATTTCGATATTTGCTCCCATTTTTTCGAGTGCATTTAGATGCAGATCAATAGGTCTTTGTCCGATCGCACATCCTCCAGGTAGGCTCACTTCGCAGTGGCCAAAACGTGCAAGAAGCGGTCCGAGCGTTAAGATCGATGCTCTCATCTTTCTAACGATGTCATAATTTGCAGTAGTTGAGCTTACACTGCTTGTATCTATGCTTAGTGAGTTTTTGTCTTTAAATTCGCACTTTGCTCCTAGGTTAGTTAGCAGTTGGCAAAGCGTTTTTATATCAGCGACATTTGGGATATTTGTTAAATTTACACTTTTTTTTGCGAGTAAGGTTAGGGCGATGATCGGTAGAGCAGCATTTTTAGCACCGCTTATTTTTACTTCGCCACTTAGTTTGGTATTTCCTTTTATCTTTAAATAGTGCATCATTGTTTTTTGCCTTAAGAAAATATGTTTTTTGCCGATATTATATTGCTTTTTAACTTAGAATAAAGAAAGCAAAGCACTATTTCCGGTTCATTTACGTTTAAAAGTTAAAATTGCAAATACTAAAATTTTGGATATAAATATGTCAAATTCAATAAATAAAAAAATCTTTTTTATTCTTAGCATTATATTTTTTACAGGTTGTTCTTTTACCTCTAATCAACCGACAACTCCACAAAATGAAACAAATCAGACCGTAACTTCAAGTGTTGATTTTAGCGAGCAAATGATTGGTGAAATCATAGATGAAGATAATGATAGAGAAGATAAAAAATTTGGT
Coding sequences within:
- a CDS encoding molybdopterin molybdotransferase MoeA, which translates into the protein MLLNDALDALKSKFKLKTDSEILPISMALGKTLANDVVAVKDLPCFDNSALDGFAVKFEDKDKPYKIVASAFAGDKEQLSIGKNECVKIMTGAKMPKGADTIIKIEDCVVDGNFIKAPNNLKKGDGYRFKGEEVKIGEILLKSGEVLNTRGIMILAAQGISFINVKKQPSVAVYSSGNEIIEPWQRASEDEIYNANAFGIAALLSSIGQDSSYLGIIKDELSAVKQAFLNATNYDIVICSGGASAGEADFMKIALSELGYNEIFSHIDIRPGKPCKAYEKDGKLIFVLPGNPMAAYVCMMMLVLPLLKEDCFVIQNAINAQNLKVKSGRINAIFGNIENDKFIATNGGKYGSGMIDHILKSTFMFLTSPDQSEILQNSEISLIKLP
- the murA gene encoding UDP-N-acetylglucosamine 1-carboxyvinyltransferase → MMHYLKIKGNTKLSGEVKISGAKNAALPIIALTLLAKKSVNLTNIPNVADIKTLCQLLTNLGAKCEFKDKNSLSIDTSSVSSTTANYDIVRKMRASILTLGPLLARFGHCEVSLPGGCAIGQRPIDLHLNALEKMGANIEIKQGYVVATAPNGLKGAKIVFDKITVTGSENIIMAAALAHGTTELFNVALEPEVVQICEILAKSGVKIEGIGTSELKITGSGQKLLEICDIEVIPDRIEAGTYLCAGAITNSKISVTKANAAHMTAILNKFEEMGFGIEIDGDKITILPAKEIKPVEIRTTEYPGFPTDMQAQFMALCLAANGVSTIDERLFENRFMHVSELARMGADIKLNGHIASVYAPAKLNAADVMATDLRASSALILAALIANGESLVHRIYHLDRGYENLEEKFQGLGANITRLEE